CCGTAACGGATGTAATAGCCGGGAGGAAGGTTTAGCTGCTCGCTGAGCTTTTGCTGTATCTCACCTACCAGTGTCTTTACATCGCGTCCACGCACATTTACTCCTACATAGGTTCTACGATTGGTATTGTCTCTGCTGATCTGCATAGGCCCTGGCTCATAGCTGATACTGGCTACCTCTTTCAGGGGTACTTGCGCTCCTTCTGCTGTGTTTACATACAGATTTTTAACGTCATTAATATTGGATCGGTAGGTAGAATCTAAACGAACAACCAGGTCAAACCTGCGCTCCCCTTCAAAAATAACACCTGCCTTACCTCCGGCAAATGCCGTTTCAATTACCCGGTTAATGTCATTGACATTGAGCCCATACTGAGCTAGCTTACCGCGCTGGTAGTTGATCGTCATCTGGGGCAAACCCGTCGTGGCTTCTACCTTCATATCTCCTACGCCATCTACTGTGGCAATAATGGCCCCCATCTCTTCAGCTTTTTCTGCAAGTATTTGCAGGTCTTCACCATAAAGTTTGATAGCGATATCTTCACGCACCCCACTCAGTAACTCATTAAATCGCATTTCTATAGGTTGGGTAAATTCATAATTAACCCCAGGTACCACGCTTAATTTCTCCTTAATCTTAGCAATAAGTTCCTCTTTAGTATCTGCTGACACCCATTCATCTCTTGGCTTGAGTACGATTATACAGTCTCCGATATCCATAGGCATAGGGTCGGTAGGCACATCTGCTACACCAAAGCGTGACATGGCATGCTCTATCTCCGGGAAGTTATCCAGCAGAATTTTTTCAATGCGGGTAGAAGTTTCCAGGCTCTCGCTAAGAGAGCTTCCAGGTTTTAGGATGATGTGAAAAGCAATATCCCCTTCATCTAGCTGAGGAATAAACTCCCCCCCCATCCTGAAAAATGTAAACACAGCAAGTCCTAGTAAAATTACTGCTGAAGCAATTACAATAGCAGCTCTTTTTAGGGCTACGTCTAAAGTCTTTTCGTACTTATCTTCAAGCCAGTATACTAACTTATCTCCCCAGGACTTTTTCTGCCGGCCTGAAACTTTGAGAAAAAGCGCCGACATCATAGGTACATAGGTAAGGCACAAAATCATGGCACCAAGCATGGCAAAGATAAAGGTGAGTGCCATCGGTTTAAACATCTTACCTTCTACACCTTCCAGAAAAAGTATGGGTAAAAATACGATCAGGATAATGAGCTGACCGAAAAAAGCGGAGTTCATCATCTTACTTGATGCGGTATAGCTTACCTGATCCCGGCTGCCACTATCTATTTTCTCTCCTTTGCTAATACGGCGCGCCAGAAAGAATACGGTACCTTCCACAATGATGACAGCACCATCTACAATAATTCCAAAGTCAATGGCTCCCAGGCTCATCAGGTTAGCCCATACATCAAACACATTCATAAGAATGAAAGCAAAGAGCAATGACAGAGGAATGGTTGAAGCGACGATGAGCCCTCCCCGCCAGTTGCCCAATAGAAATACCAGCACAAAAATTACAATAAGGGCCCCTTCCAAAAGGTTGGTGCTTACAGTACTGGTGGTATTGTTGATCAGGCGGCTACGATCAATAAAGGGCTGAATACTTACCCCCTCGGGTAGGGACTGCTGAATCAGGTCCATGCGTTCCTTTACCGCAGCAATTACTTCATTAGAGTTGGCACCTTTCAGCATAAGTATCATGCCACCTACGGCCTCGCCCTTACCATCTTTGGTAAAGCCACCATAGCGTACAGCAGAGCCATATTGTACTTTAGCTACATCTTTGACCCGAATTGGAATACCGTTTACTGATTTTACAACGATGTTTTCAATATCTGAAAGGCTACGGGCCAGCCCCTCTCCCCTGATAAAGTTAGCCTGATGATCTTTTTCAATATAAGCTCCACCCGTATTCTGGTTATTTTGTTCCAGCGCGTCAAACACTTCAATAATGGTAAGGTCTATCGCCCTAAGCTCGTCGGGATCTACCGCGACCTCGTATTGCTTAATTTTACCACCAAAAGCGTTAACCTCTACCACTCCCGGTACCATAGACATCTGTCTCCTGACAATCCAATCCTGTATACTGCGCAGGTCAGAGGCAGAATAGGCATCTGCATAAGCTGGCTCTACCTCCAAAGTGTATTGGTAAATTTCGCCAAGGCCAGTAGAAATAGGGCCGATAAAGGAGTCTCCAAAGCCATCTGGAATCTCCTCTTTAACTACGGTTAGCTTTTCGTTCACCAGTTGCCGAGGAAGGTAAGTACCCATATCATCGTTAAACACGATAGTAACTACCGAAATACCAAAGCGTGAGACTGAACGAATTTCGTTTACTCCAGGCAGGTTAGACATGGCTACCTCTATCGGATAAGTAACAAACTGCTCTATATCTTCCGTGCCAAGATTGGGGGCCTGCGTAATTACCTGTACCTGATTGTTGGTAATATCTGGTACCGCATCTATCGGTACCTTAGTCATGCTCCAGGCCCCTGCTACTATCAGGGCAATGGTTAGCAAGCCTATGATAAGTTTATTATCAATAGAAAATTTTATGATCTGGTTAATCATAGATGAATTTTTAGTTCAGTAAATAGACATAGGCCAGCATGCTCCACACGGTATGCGGGAATATGCTGTCAGCAAAAAAGCCTGTAAACTGAACTAAAGCCGGGGCGGCTGAAAGATGGAATAAGGGAAAAGAGCCTCTTTTTGCTCGGAATAATGGGTGAGCAAATCACCATAGGGTATATCTAAGTACCCAGGCCATACTGAGTCAAAGAAAGTAACATGCGAATGACAGCAGTGGCAATGGCAGAAAGGAGTACAGAAATCCAGACAGAGATCATACTCTTCTTGTACTTCCTCTTGCACTATACTTACTTCCTCTGCTGCTCCTTCCTCATGCGAGACTTCGTCTCCACAGGGTGCAAATGCCAGGAGTAGCACATAAAATGATAATATGGTAGCTATCAGACGCAAAGTGTTACAAACTTAAGCTAATTTGTATGTGGCGTCAATGGCAAGGCGAATTTTTGTGTGGCTCAGTTCCTCTTTTTTATTAAAACACTTTGATAATACTATAAACACCTACTGCCACAATTACTAAAGCACTCAGCACCAAAGCAAAATCGTAAAAAGAAGAGGGCTTAAGTATCAGCGGCAATCGCCTATACCTGAAGTGGAAGGCGGCATATACTACAATCAGCAGTAAGATAGAGGTAACAAAGCCTCCAACCAATATCATCATGACGGGTAGTTTGATAAAAATAAACAAAAGAGCCCAGCATAAAGGAAATACCCACGCAAGTATGGCGATACTCTTTTTTCTGGCTTTGAGGTTATAAAAGTCAAGCCAGCCAATCTGCCCAAAGGCATCGGAGAAAATACGCGTCCAGCTAGCCAGAGCAGCGAATAGAGTAGAGAACAGTACGATCAAGGCTCCAAATAAGTAAATAGAGCGAGCCCAGCTGCCTAAAGTTTCCGTATATATTCGTGATAGTGACTCTACCATCTCGTAGCCTTCAGGTACCAGCCCAGACTTATGGAGTACCGCTGCCCCTAACAGGTAAAAGGCTGCCGTTACTAAAGTGTATACGATCATGGAGAGGATAGCATCCAGGTACATCACCCTTATCCAGCCTTTGGCTCTCTTCAACCAGGCCTCACTACCATCCTGAGGGCCTACAAAACGGGCATAGCCTTTTTCAAGACACCAATAGTTGTAGTACATAATTTCGTCGCCACCGACACCGGTAATACCAAAAGCAGCGATAGCCACCCCAACAGCCGCCGGTGGCAAGGTAAAGCTTAAGCCTTCCAGCAGATTGTCCCAACTTAGGGCAAAAGAGGTATACTGCAAAAAGAAAAGCGAAGCAAAAGTCAGGAGCGTAAACAAGCCTATCATGCTGATAGAAAACTTCTCTATAAAGCGGTAGTAGCCTTTGAAAATTAGTAAAGAGGAAAGTATGGCCGCAAAAAAAGCCCATACTGCATCATGCACCTGAGGGAAGGCAATATTGAGCGTGATTGCTACTCCACCCACTATGCCCCCTACCTGTAATAGCTTAAAAATTTGTATAAAAAGCCACGTCCAAATACTCCAGTTTGTTCCTCTTATTTTTGGTCCGGGTAGGCGGTTAAATGCCGCCATTACGGTTTCTCCCGAGTAAATGGCATGTTTGCCAAACTCTAGTTGTAGTGTCACTTTTACCAGACAGGAAATAATAACCACCCAAAAAGTGGCAAACCCTGCTTCGGCACCCAGGGTTGTGGTAGCAATTAGCTCTCCTGAACCTACAATAGCGGCAGAAAGAATGAAGCCGGGCCCCAGCTGTCGTAAACGGTCTTTGAGTTGCGTCGGTGCTTCTTTAATAGCGGACTCATCCAGCACATAAGGATTAGCCTCTTGCTGAGTATTTTCTTGAGTAAGCAAAATTAGGTTGTAGTTAAGGTTTTGTTGTATTACTGCACTTTAATATAAGCATTTTAGCTAAGCAAAAGCCCATCTGTAAGGAAACAGTAGCCTACCGCTAGAGCTTTTCTCTAATGTTTAAAAAAGATTTAATTTACATTTTTTTTATTTCTGATAATACTTCCATAAGTAGCATACTTATTTACAGTTTTAGTGCATTTCTTGGAACTAATTGCCCATGGTATAAGTACTAGTACTAACTTATGGGCAATTCAAATTAAACTATGTCAAGAAGAGCTTAAAACGTTTGTGCTTTAGCTATTTTGTTGTTATACTATTAAAGGCATCAGACTTAAATAATTACCCCACTAAAAGCAATCGGTGTGAATCCTACGGAAAACATTAAGAATGTCATCGCTGACGATCATCTTCATTTTGAGGATGATCAAAGCCACCAGTTAACGCTGCGTGCTCAGGAAGAAGTGAAACAAAAACTCATGCAGGCAGCTAAGCGACGAGCTTTACAGGAAGGTATGCATGAAGCCTTCGCTTCACAGCATTTGTATAAATATTATTATGACGAGCTTGCTGGTTTTATGCAGAAAAACCCCTATATACTTATCGACCTAGTTCTGATTAAACTAGAAAATAAGGCCTCTCGTAAAAATACTCTCCCCTCCCTCTAACACTTTGACTACAAAGTAGTTATACTTTTATACTTCTCTCTTACCGGGAATTTTTTAAGTTTGTTTTTTCTAATTTTTTAGACTTTGCGATTTAGCTTAAGCATCATATTATGCTTGTGTGCAGTGTGTGTGTACGCACAGGAAAAAAAGTATGTACCCCAAACTCTTGTTGATACGGTCCATATTGAAAAAAACACTGTAGTAATCGGAAAAGACAGCGTCTTTTTCGCCAAGAAAGATACTGTCATCTATGTACAGGACACCATCAACAGCAAGATAGGCTCATTGCTTTTGCAAGAAGAGGAAGAGAAAGCTTTTTATGATAGCCTCACCAATAACGATAGCAGCAAGCTTAAGAAAAAGATTGTAGACCTTATTCTGGATGATGTCTCAGAAGAGAAAGATACCACTGCTGTAGAGGAGGCCCCTCAGCTTAGTATTGATGTTGAGGGTAAAGTTGTGGGCAATATTACTATTACTGGTCTGGAGGTTTTTGGCCCCAATGTAAATGATACTACCTCGGACAAAACGAATACACTTAGCAAGTTTGCGAACAAAGTGCATATGTATACTCGCGAGCGAGTGATTCGCAAAAGACTACTGATAAAAAAAGGAGACCAACTTACCTCTGCAAAACTTCTGGACAACGAAAGGCTGATTCGTTCTTTGCCTTATATTCGCGATGCGCGTTTTGTGGTACAAGCTGCCAGTGGCGACACCGTTAACCTCTTACTCATTACCCAGGACCTGATTGCTTACACTGCCCGGGTAGACCCAAATGGCCTGGATGGAGGCAACTTTGGCATCAACAATATTAACATACTTGGATACGGTCATCAGCTCTATAATACTGTAAAAATTGACACTGACCGACAACGAAAACTAGGCTATGTAGGCGAATACCGTATTCCTAACATCAATAGCAGTCAGTTAGAAGGAGTTGCCGCCTATGAAAATACTATTTACCAAAACCGTTACAGCCTTAGGGTGGAGCGTGATTTTTTAACTCCCGGTATTAAGGTAGCTGGAGGAGCTTTTATAGAATACCGAAAAGAAAGCGCATACGCTCCCTGGATAGATAGCTACGAAATACTGGAAAACTTTGAACACGAAGAAGATATACCTCGCCAGACTTTTAAGCGATTTACTCAGGACTACTGGCTGGGGCGAAGTTTTACACCGGAGTTTATTACTACTATAGACCCTCGTGCCCGCCTGGTAACAGCTATACGCTACCAGCACAAAAAATACTACGACCGGCCAGAGGTAACCTATAGTGAGTACCGGGCTTATCATGATCGTCACCTTCTTTTAATGAGTGTTGGTTTATCTAGAAACAACTTTACTACGGAGCGACTAGTCTATGGCTACGGGCGTACAGAGGATATTCCAATCGGTAGTATGAGCGAATTGATTTTTGGACCTGAAAAAGGAGAGTTTTATAATCGCTTTTTTACAGGTATGCGCATAGTACGTGCTAGCTACCTGGCACCTCTCGGTTATATATCGGGTGGTTTTAGGGTAGGAGGCTATTGGCGTAACCAGAATTTTGAAGACGGCCTATTTCAGGCTGGCGTCCGTACTTTTAGTTTTCCAATACAGTGGAGAAGAACTACCTACCGACTGTTTATCAATGCCGACTACTCTTTAGGAATACAGCAGATAAACCCGGAAGATTTTAGGCAGAATATGATCAGCCTGAACGATAGAAACGGAATCAGAGGACTAAAAAGTCATGAGATGTATGGTCATAAGCGACTGGCCCTCAGTCTGGAAACTGTAGCTTATCTTCCTTTTGATTTTTACAGCTTTAGGCTAGCTACTTTTTTCTTTGCTGATGCTGGCCTGGTTGCTCAAAAAACAGAAAGGCTAATTAATAGCCCATTGTACCAGGGCTACGGGCTGGGGTTCAGGATCAGGAATGACAGATTAGCCTACAAAACATTTCAGCTGCGTTTAGCCTGCTACCCCAATGCACCTTCCGGAGAATCGTTTTTCAAAATTACGC
This window of the Porifericola rhodea genome carries:
- a CDS encoding CusA/CzcA family heavy metal efflux RND transporter produces the protein MINQIIKFSIDNKLIIGLLTIALIVAGAWSMTKVPIDAVPDITNNQVQVITQAPNLGTEDIEQFVTYPIEVAMSNLPGVNEIRSVSRFGISVVTIVFNDDMGTYLPRQLVNEKLTVVKEEIPDGFGDSFIGPISTGLGEIYQYTLEVEPAYADAYSASDLRSIQDWIVRRQMSMVPGVVEVNAFGGKIKQYEVAVDPDELRAIDLTIIEVFDALEQNNQNTGGAYIEKDHQANFIRGEGLARSLSDIENIVVKSVNGIPIRVKDVAKVQYGSAVRYGGFTKDGKGEAVGGMILMLKGANSNEVIAAVKERMDLIQQSLPEGVSIQPFIDRSRLINNTTSTVSTNLLEGALIVIFVLVFLLGNWRGGLIVASTIPLSLLFAFILMNVFDVWANLMSLGAIDFGIIVDGAVIIVEGTVFFLARRISKGEKIDSGSRDQVSYTASSKMMNSAFFGQLIILIVFLPILFLEGVEGKMFKPMALTFIFAMLGAMILCLTYVPMMSALFLKVSGRQKKSWGDKLVYWLEDKYEKTLDVALKRAAIVIASAVILLGLAVFTFFRMGGEFIPQLDEGDIAFHIILKPGSSLSESLETSTRIEKILLDNFPEIEHAMSRFGVADVPTDPMPMDIGDCIIVLKPRDEWVSADTKEELIAKIKEKLSVVPGVNYEFTQPIEMRFNELLSGVREDIAIKLYGEDLQILAEKAEEMGAIIATVDGVGDMKVEATTGLPQMTINYQRGKLAQYGLNVNDINRVIETAFAGGKAGVIFEGERRFDLVVRLDSTYRSNINDVKNLYVNTAEGAQVPLKEVASISYEPGPMQISRDNTNRRTYVGVNVRGRDVKTLVGEIQQKLSEQLNLPPGYYIRYGGAFENLERATDRLQVVVPVALLLIFVLIFFALHSFKQTLMIYMAIPLAAIGGVFALWLRGMPFSISAGIGFIVLFGVAVLNGLVLISGWNELKEDDVTDLRTRIKQGAKRRIRPILLTALTDVLGFLPMALSVSAGAEVQRPLATVVIGGLITSTLLTLFVLPILYRWTETHALRPALSKSSVAMLAIGLARVFSTLDVQAQDKLPAISMEEAVERAVENYPLLQSARLEIEQQDALKKTAWQLGNSQIFTSGEEIGNGQGVYTRIGIQQQNIDVFSIGPNLKVQSQQIALAETALTLSTYELKQKVREAYAQAYIQLQRLNLYKQLDSIYQEFERAAKLRYEVEETSKLAYLAATNQVRQMKLQKDQAGYDYQGALAKLNLWLVSDTLFTVESRQNNSWLEPLALRDSVTRHPILDRATQQIQLADAKRKVASASFLPRFNAQYGVQEIATPDDTEHSFQSGFHQFQFGISLPLFFAPQKAQLQSARIEQQIAQQNFKQAQLELHMQYQTLRQSYNKWLASWKFYQEEALPLAREQREGSVLAYREGAIDYVSFIQNLKEAVQVEVQAQEALEQYLLAKFQLAYYLNSSNQ
- a CDS encoding DUF6660 family protein; the encoded protein is MRLIATILSFYVLLLAFAPCGDEVSHEEGAAEEVSIVQEEVQEEYDLCLDFCTPFCHCHCCHSHVTFFDSVWPGYLDIPYGDLLTHYSEQKEALFPYSIFQPPRL
- a CDS encoding Nramp family divalent metal transporter; protein product: MLTQENTQQEANPYVLDESAIKEAPTQLKDRLRQLGPGFILSAAIVGSGELIATTTLGAEAGFATFWVVIISCLVKVTLQLEFGKHAIYSGETVMAAFNRLPGPKIRGTNWSIWTWLFIQIFKLLQVGGIVGGVAITLNIAFPQVHDAVWAFFAAILSSLLIFKGYYRFIEKFSISMIGLFTLLTFASLFFLQYTSFALSWDNLLEGLSFTLPPAAVGVAIAAFGITGVGGDEIMYYNYWCLEKGYARFVGPQDGSEAWLKRAKGWIRVMYLDAILSMIVYTLVTAAFYLLGAAVLHKSGLVPEGYEMVESLSRIYTETLGSWARSIYLFGALIVLFSTLFAALASWTRIFSDAFGQIGWLDFYNLKARKKSIAILAWVFPLCWALLFIFIKLPVMMILVGGFVTSILLLIVVYAAFHFRYRRLPLILKPSSFYDFALVLSALVIVAVGVYSIIKVF